The Lycium barbarum isolate Lr01 chromosome 11, ASM1917538v2, whole genome shotgun sequence genome contains the following window.
GGAAGTAACACCAAATCTATTCAACCCATTGCATATTTCTGGGTCCAAGATCTGGCAGTACTCTCATACTTCACTTTGTCAGTCTTGTACATGTGAGCAATCTCTGGCACTAAAGGATCATCGGGATTTGGATCAGTAAGCAAGGAGCAAATGGAAAGCAGCACCTGCGTTTTCCCGGTAATCGTCactaaaaaatatatacatacacagagGCTTTAGAGAGCAAGAAGCAAGATATACTTTACCTTGGATACAGTAAGGGCAGGGCTCCATTGTTCCTTTAGGATATCAAGACAAATACTACCATTACTGTTGATGTTTGGGTGGAAGACCTTAGTTTTGAAGGCGACCTACAGAATGCAcagccaaaaagaaagaaacatcGGAAATCCATCGTTGAAAGCAGGTCCTTTAAAAAAATCGAAGATGATGAAACACAAGGTGGGTTCTTTTTCCTGGTATTTCCAAGTAACACGACGAACTAACAAAAACAATTGCACTTCTACATAGGCATCCTTCGATATTCCCAAGGATACTGAGGGAATGGGTTTATTTAAGTGAAACTCGGGTATGTATCAGCCAAAGCAAGGACTACACGACACACATCAAGAGAAAATAAAAGATCAGCCAAAAATCCATACTTAAGCCCCAACAAGACAAAATTGAACAGGGCCAAAGGTTGTGCAGGATTTCGCATCTCCTCAAATAACTCTATGTTGCTTGAAGTACTTCATTTCCGTATAACCTGGTTTAATATTTTTTACCAGTGTATCCTCCATCTCAAAGTCTGTGGATGGATACCACAATGCAGTAGTTTTCGTATAGGAGGCTACAAAAAAATATAACGTTCTCTATTTATATTAAAGGGAATATCAGTGAAGCTTTCTTAGTTATCATCATGACAATATTGGAAATTTACTTATCTAGTAAGTTATCATCAGATCTAACATCATACAAATATGTGCTCAGGTTTAATCTACTGGAGAGTGGAGACACTTTCATTGAATAGTTTTAATATATTGAAGAAAAGAATTGATAAGGTAAAGAATGTCGCAAATAGAAGCAAGCACAATTCGACAAAGAAGACATAATCTGCTAAAGACCAAATATTTCGACATCATATTTTGTAAGATTTTAAACTACCTTTGGGGGCTTGAATGGATAATCTGGGGGAAAATGGATAGACACAAGGAAAACACCCCCAGAAAAAGGGCTGTCCGATGGACCCATTATGGTTGCTTGCCAGTGGAACATATCCTCACCAACGGGACCTGCATGAACGGTTGCAAACCATTTTATCAGTCTAAGATGATATCCAAGTGAAAAATTATACAATATTCACAAATTCCAGAGGTAAAAACTTACCCGCACCG
Protein-coding sequences here:
- the LOC132616760 gene encoding ubiquitin-conjugating enzyme E2 28, whose product is MASKRIQKELKDLQKDPPASCSAGPVGEDMFHWQATIMGPSDSPFSGGVFLVSIHFPPDYPFKPPKVAFKTKVFHPNINSNGSICLDILKEQWSPALTVSKVLLSICSLLTDPNPDDPLVPEIAHMYKTDKVKYESTARSWTQKYAMG